The window GCTTTTCCAGTTTCAGCTTCAGGCGCTTTTTGGCTGCCTTCTGCCTTCGGTGAAGCTGTTCTTCTCTGTGGAGCCTGGCTATTTTAATATCACCTTTGTGGATGACATTCTTGATTCTGCGGATGATAACAGCAGCCTCGGCGGCATCCGTTACTTCCAGCTTTACTTTTGCGATTTCACTGCGGTTTGCTGCTATCACACCTCTGACAGAGGCTACGTTTTTTGCTCCCGCAAGCCTCATCATATTAAAACTCTGGGAATATTTATAAGGTTTGGAGTAGGGGTTTTTGGCCTCCTTTGTCTTGCTCCAGGAGAAATCCTGTGTGCCTGCCTGGTGCTTATTTTCTGGGAAAAAGTTCTGGGTTTTCTGTTCTTTCATGGCAGTCCATTTGGTAACTTCGCCATTTTCGTCCAGTATCAGTCCCATGCCGGTCAGCTTCTTGTTCACCAGAAGAGCCTCCACCTGTGAAGAAAACTGATAACTGTTGAGTGAATTTAATACCTGTTCCACCTTGGCACGCACAGAATCATCGGAGAGCATCTTCTCTAAAAGTCCCGGTGCGATAGCTACGTTATTTATGCCGCTTTGTGAGGTGGCATAGTTTTTTATCTGGCCGCTGCTAACAGAGATGAAATCAAAGTCAATATTTTTGTAAGTATTTTTTAGGTCGTTGATAAGTTTATTTATGTCAGTCTCAGAAGTAGTCTCTGGGCTTTGTGATACTGCCCGGGGGGATGTCTGGCTGGGTGCAAGAACCTGATTTTTAAAATCAGGTTTAGATTCTGCTACCTTCATATATACACACTCCTTTTTACTGAAATTATTTTTAAAAAACTGAATCCTAATTCACGCTTTTGGATACAAATAGAACCGGTTTTTATATAATATATAAAATATATCGGCAATTTCAGAAAAATTAATAGCAGTTTTACTAAATAAAAGCATTCTTTTATTGGGAAAGTTAAAGACTTACCCCGATAATACGTTTTATATCCCTTAATAGTCTGAAAAAATAATTATAGTATACTTATTGAATATTAGCAGC of the Luxibacter massiliensis genome contains:
- a CDS encoding DUF6033 family protein, whose protein sequence is MKVAESKPDFKNQVLAPSQTSPRAVSQSPETTSETDINKLINDLKNTYKNIDFDFISVSSGQIKNYATSQSGINNVAIAPGLLEKMLSDDSVRAKVEQVLNSLNSYQFSSQVEALLVNKKLTGMGLILDENGEVTKWTAMKEQKTQNFFPENKHQAGTQDFSWSKTKEAKNPYSKPYKYSQSFNMMRLAGAKNVASVRGVIAANRSEIAKVKLEVTDAAEAAVIIRRIKNVIHKGDIKIARLHREEQLHRRQKAAKKRLKLKLEKQLAEELRRKRTARKAQEHCQTACMEDVFIKPSTADYRFKQIADQYTNTMSGFVPSAPVISVSSPAQAVEVSASPVSVATVDCSA